From Candidatus Nomurabacteria bacterium, one genomic window encodes:
- the rplN gene encoding 50S ribosomal protein L14 produces the protein MIQPQTLVKITDNSGGKMGRVFKVLGGSKKRYAELGEMVVLAVQTAEPRKQVKKKDVVYGVIVRQRKPFRRKDGSYVSFDDNAVVLVDKEKKEPKANRVFGPIPRELAEAGYQKIVSLAPEVV, from the coding sequence ATGATTCAGCCACAGACACTCGTGAAGATCACCGACAACTCAGGTGGTAAGATGGGCCGAGTCTTTAAGGTACTTGGCGGTTCAAAGAAGCGCTATGCTGAACTCGGCGAGATGGTGGTACTTGCGGTCCAGACTGCAGAACCACGCAAGCAGGTAAAGAAGAAGGATGTCGTGTACGGAGTAATTGTGCGTCAGCGCAAGCCATTCCGTCGTAAGGATGGTTCATATGTAAGCTTCGATGACAACGCCGTAGTGCTTGTCGACAAGGAGAAGAAAGAACCAAAGGCAAACCGCGTGTTTGGTCCAATCCCACGTGAGCTCGCCGAAGCAGGTTATCAGAAGATCGTCTCACTTGCCCCAGAGGTGGTGTAA
- the rpsS gene encoding 30S ribosomal protein S19, producing MSRSLYKGPYVDERLLKKIAGKKPGEGGVIKTWARGSVISPEMVGFTFGVHNGRDHIEVLVAEEMVGHKFGEFSPTKKFWRHGGKMQKELDQKKKEAEIAAAKAAKAA from the coding sequence ATGTCACGATCATTATATAAGGGACCGTACGTAGACGAACGTCTCCTCAAGAAGATCGCCGGGAAGAAGCCCGGAGAAGGCGGTGTCATCAAGACTTGGGCTCGAGGCTCAGTGATCTCTCCAGAAATGGTAGGATTCACCTTTGGTGTACACAACGGCCGCGATCACATTGAAGTACTGGTTGCAGAAGAAATGGTGGGCCACAAGTTCGGTGAATTTTCACCAACGAAGAAGTTCTGGCGCCACGGAGGTAAGATGCAGAAGGAACTTGATCAGAAGAAGAAGGAAGCTGAAATTGCAGCTGCTAAGGCTGCTAAGGCTGCGTAA
- the rpsC gene encoding 30S ribosomal protein S3 produces the protein MTHVAHPYIQRIGVNRDWKSRWFTTSPEKFREYLRVDAALRKMLKTRLKGMSVDAVEIERSEKDIRIIIKTSRPGLIIGRSGEGISNLKKEIDLFLRKQKMTDKPELKIDIEEIRSPESSARIVGQMIAEGLEKRMTFRRVMKQTVEKVMANRDVEGVRIILSGRLGGADMARKEELKKGRIPLQTLRADIDFARVEANLPYGVIGIKVWIYRGEVFADRKAGQEAQEARQNRNR, from the coding sequence ATGACACACGTAGCACATCCATATATTCAACGCATTGGTGTAAACCGTGACTGGAAGAGTCGTTGGTTCACAACAAGTCCGGAGAAGTTCCGCGAATACCTCCGCGTTGATGCTGCGCTCCGCAAGATGCTCAAGACACGCCTCAAGGGTATGTCAGTTGATGCGGTTGAAATCGAACGCAGCGAAAAAGATATTCGTATTATTATCAAGACTTCACGTCCTGGTCTTATCATCGGACGAAGCGGTGAAGGTATCTCAAACCTGAAGAAGGAGATCGATCTGTTCTTGCGCAAGCAGAAGATGACCGACAAGCCTGAACTCAAGATCGATATCGAAGAGATCCGTTCACCAGAATCATCAGCTCGCATCGTGGGCCAGATGATCGCTGAAGGTCTTGAAAAGCGCATGACATTCCGTCGTGTGATGAAGCAGACCGTTGAAAAGGTAATGGCTAACCGTGACGTTGAGGGTGTACGTATCATCCTTTCTGGTCGACTCGGTGGTGCTGACATGGCGCGCAAGGAGGAGCTTAAGAAAGGACGTATTCCACTGCAGACACTCCGCGCTGACATTGACTTCGCTCGAGTTGAAGCAAATCTCCCATATGGTGTGATCGGTATCAAGGTATGGATCTACCGTGGAGAAGTATTCGCAGATCGTAAGGCAGGTCAGGAAGCACAGGAAGCACGCCAGAATCGTAATCGATAA
- the rplE gene encoding 50S ribosomal protein L5 — protein sequence METVQTQLKTVFDSLKGEFGYANVHQAPTIEKVVVSVGTGRVDDKQKIALIQDRLAQITGQKAAPRAARQSIASFKLREGDTIGYQVTLRGARMNDFLNKLIHIALPQTRDFRGLKTSSIDEMGNYTLGIKEHTIFPETHDEELKDVFGMSITIVTTAKTKPEAEALLRHVGMPLQKADEAK from the coding sequence ATGGAAACAGTACAGACTCAATTGAAGACAGTATTCGATTCTCTCAAGGGAGAATTCGGATACGCAAACGTTCATCAGGCACCAACGATCGAAAAGGTAGTGGTGTCTGTAGGAACTGGTCGTGTAGACGACAAGCAGAAGATCGCGCTTATCCAGGACCGTCTTGCACAGATCACTGGACAGAAGGCCGCTCCTCGAGCAGCTCGTCAGTCAATCGCATCATTCAAGCTTCGCGAGGGTGATACGATCGGCTACCAGGTAACCCTTCGTGGTGCACGCATGAATGACTTCCTCAACAAGCTCATCCACATCGCATTGCCACAGACTCGTGACTTCCGCGGTCTCAAGACCTCATCGATCGATGAAATGGGTAACTACACACTGGGTATCAAGGAACACACGATCTTCCCTGAAACTCACGATGAAGAACTTAAGGATGTCTTTGGTATGTCGATCACGATCGTGACCACTGCCAAGACCAAGCCAGAAGCAGAAGCGCTTCTACGTCATGTAGGAATGCCACTCCAGAAGGCAGACGAAGCAAAATAA
- the rplP gene encoding 50S ribosomal protein L16, translating to MLFPKKVKHRKWQIGRKNEEKLNRPDTRGITVSYGSYGLKATTASRVKSNQIEAARRVISRTMGKTGKSWIRIFPDRPVTKKAAEVPMGKGKGDPDHFVFEVRPGRILFEIEGVPEDIAREAFRKATAKLPLQAKFVRREDTRV from the coding sequence ATGTTATTCCCAAAGAAAGTTAAGCACCGCAAGTGGCAGATCGGTCGAAAGAACGAAGAAAAGCTCAATCGACCAGATACCCGTGGTATCACCGTGTCATACGGTTCATACGGGCTCAAGGCTACTACTGCGTCACGTGTGAAATCAAACCAGATCGAAGCTGCTCGTCGTGTGATTTCTCGTACGATGGGTAAGACTGGTAAGTCATGGATCCGTATCTTCCCAGATCGTCCAGTAACCAAAAAGGCTGCTGAAGTACCGATGGGTAAGGGTAAGGGTGATCCAGATCACTTCGTATTCGAAGTACGCCCAGGCCGAATTCTCTTCGAGATCGAGGGTGTACCTGAAGACATTGCTCGCGAAGCCTTCCGTAAGGCAACTGCGAAGCTCCCATTACAAGCTAAGTTCGTGCGTCGCGAAGATACAAGAGTGTAA
- the rplV gene encoding 50S ribosomal protein L22, with amino-acid sequence MKAILKNYRQSPRKVRLLADLVRGKKATDALTTLRFVDKRASGPFAKVISSAIANAKQHGAKEEELFIKAVQVNKAPTFKRFMPRARGSASRINKRNSHISVELGVKK; translated from the coding sequence ATGAAAGCAATTCTCAAAAACTATCGTCAGTCTCCACGCAAGGTTCGTCTTCTCGCAGATCTTGTACGCGGTAAAAAAGCAACTGACGCACTTACCACACTCCGTTTTGTAGACAAGCGAGCATCTGGTCCATTTGCAAAGGTGATCTCATCAGCGATTGCAAATGCCAAGCAGCATGGCGCAAAGGAAGAAGAGCTCTTTATCAAGGCTGTACAGGTCAATAAGGCTCCTACTTTCAAGCGCTTCATGCCACGAGCTCGTGGTTCTGCATCACGAATTAACAAGCGTAACAGCCACATCTCAGTTGAGCTGGGCGTAAAGAAATAA
- a CDS encoding 50S ribosomal protein L29 produces the protein MTKMEDIKKKSDAELTELVQSARETVRQERFKDKFSRKASVIQGNKLEIARALTELSARRRNPQTK, from the coding sequence ATGACAAAGATGGAAGACATCAAGAAAAAGTCTGATGCAGAATTGACCGAATTGGTTCAGTCTGCTCGAGAGACCGTGCGTCAGGAACGTTTTAAGGATAAGTTCAGTCGCAAGGCTAGTGTGATCCAGGGCAACAAGCTCGAGATCGCTCGCGCCCTCACTGAGCTATCTGCTCGCCGACGTAACCCACAAACTAAATAG
- the rpsQ gene encoding 30S ribosomal protein S17 → MSTETKSNGRVLRGTVVASKMTDTCTVAVERYVKHPKYKKFMRRTKKYLVHDAGNTAKVGDKVEIVEVKPISKRKSFKLVTSK, encoded by the coding sequence ATGAGTACCGAAACAAAAAGTAACGGTCGTGTGCTCCGCGGTACAGTAGTTGCATCTAAGATGACTGACACCTGTACTGTCGCAGTAGAGCGATACGTGAAGCACCCAAAGTACAAAAAGTTCATGCGTCGCACGAAGAAGTACTTAGTGCATGACGCTGGGAACACCGCCAAGGTAGGCGACAAGGTCGAAATTGTAGAAGTTAAGCCGATCTCAAAGCGTAAAAGCTTTAAGCTCGTAACCAGCAAGTAG
- the rplX gene encoding 50S ribosomal protein L24, producing MKIRKGDTVKVIAGKDKGKTGTVLMTIKETEQVVIEGVHEVKRHQKNRRMRSQGQIVEKSMPIHVSNVALMEGDKTVRVGYTFEGEGEKRKKVRVARPSGKKI from the coding sequence ATGAAGATTCGAAAAGGAGATACTGTCAAAGTAATCGCTGGTAAGGACAAAGGAAAGACCGGAACCGTGCTGATGACCATCAAGGAGACCGAACAGGTAGTCATTGAAGGTGTGCACGAAGTGAAGCGTCACCAGAAGAACCGCCGTATGCGTTCACAGGGACAGATCGTTGAAAAGAGCATGCCGATCCACGTTTCAAACGTTGCGCTCATGGAAGGTGACAAGACCGTACGTGTTGGGTACACCTTTGAAGGAGAAGGCGAGAAGCGAAAGAAGGTTCGTGTTGCACGACCAAGTGGAAAGAAAATTTAA